One Bdellovibrionales bacterium genomic window, CACGATAAGGATTTGATACAATTGTCAAAAAAATCAGATGTTTCTGGAGCATTAGCGGCCCTCAAGGCCGGAGCCAAAGTAAATGCAGTTGATGCAGTGACTGGACGAACTGCGCTTCACTTTGCTGTTGAAAAAAACTGTCTCCCTTTGGTTGGAATACTTCTCAGATACAAGGCCCGGAGTGACATTCAAGACAATTCTAAAAATTACACTCCTTTGATGTTGGCGGCGACCGAACTCAACTTGCAGAGGGCCATTCTTGCAATGATGTCAACAGAGGTGAGAGGATTGGATAAGTTGGATCATCTTGGTCGTAATCTCATCAACATCGCACTGGACAGCGAAAAGGATCTTGTCGCCGTTTTTTTTGCCGAAAAGGGAGTAAGCCTTCAACAAGCATTTATCTGGGCTCTTGAAGAAAAACACATTGAGCAAATATCCTGGTTCCTCAAGCGAGGATGTTCTGTGAACACAGTTATGTCCAATGGATTCACTCCCCTGATGCGCGCTATTCTGGAGAAAAACCAGGTTGATGTTATTTATTATTTGCGGAATGGGGCTAATCCAAATTTAATCGGTGGTGGAGGCGACTTGGTTTCTACACATGGAAAAACCCCACTCATGGTTGCGATCGAGACTGCGGGCGCTGAGGATATCGTACTGGAAATACTGGAAGCAGAGCGAACGGACCTGGAGGTTTGCGACCCCCACGGGGAGACAGCTATTTTTAAAGCTGTGAGGACTTTTAATTTTTCGGCCGTGAGGTCCATGATAAAGAGGGGCGCTAATACAAAGGTAGTTTCGCGCGAGGGGCTTTCTTTGTTTCATGCTTTAGTTCAAAGTGGAAAGGCGCAAATGGCCCAGTTCATTTGGGAGATGGGCGGTTACGACGTGAGCCATCCAGATAAAAGGGGATGGAGCCCCTTAATGTATGCAGCGAAAGAGGGCTTTTTGCCGATGGTAGAGCTCTTGATGACTTATGGAGCAGATCCAGGATATAGATCTCCTCATTTGGGTATAACAGCCGTAGATTTGGCTATCGGAATTCGACGCAAAGGTCCCAGGGAGCTATCAGTTGAAAAACAGATTGAATTCGATCGGGTTATCAGCATTTTATCAAAGTCCGTTTCTTCTTCGTCCTCTTCATTTTGATCAGACTTATTTTAAAAAGAAACCAAGACCAAAAAATTCTATTTGGGGCCATTCTGAGTTTTTGCCACTTTCAGATTTGTGAGATCCAATTGATTAAGTTCATTGAGTTCCCATCCGATAAATTGCCCATCCTGAAGCATGGAAAAATGAATCTCACCCAAGGGTATCATGATATTTTCAGATAAAAGAAGATCCAGGCCTTTTTGACAGAGTTGGCGCATTTTTGGGGAGGGCTTAGTTTTTCGCATTGTCCCCAGGATATTATCAAACTTAATATTAGAGTACTTGAGATAGTTTTCAGGGTTGTCGCTCCCGAAAACTTCTAAGGCAGCCAAACAAGTTGGTCTATCCAGACTGACCCCTTTGCGAAATACAGTGGAGGGACGCACTCGCAGCTCGTTCATATACACTCCCTGTTCCTTGCCCTCGATGGAAAAATGGAGATTAAGATTGTCGCTCCACTGGGCTTGAACCCACTCCATCCCTTTTCGCATGTCATCTCCGCCCATCGTGCTAAATGAAATTCGAGCATTTGATACAATTTCAGACGGGATTCGGGTGGACTGGAGTATTTTCTTGGCTCTATTTGGATCAAATGGATAGCAAGAGGATGTTTCCCTGTAGTTTTCGGGAAAACTCGGGCAACCTGGCCGGCCGAGTGCAGAAAACAGCCGCTTTAGTCCGTCATAATCAAGAGACAAAGTCAGGGCACGTCGAAGGTTTGGCTGATCCTTCAGTTCCGGGCCAAAGCCCAAATAATCAAATCTTGAAAGCGGTAGCTGAAAAAAATCAGATCGTTGGCGATATTTCGACAGCAAAGTGGTTGGTACACGACGAAGAAGATTTAAAAATCCGGTCTCGTAGAGTCGCAGAGCGGTTGTGTCGTCATCGACGAAGAGAATTTCTACTTCTGGACGGCCTTCGGGATTTGGATAGTACGGATTGGGACTCAAGCGAATTGAGCCCGACGACTTCCAGCTGGTAATTTGGTAGGGGCCGTTGACGATCAACCGATCGGCTTCTTGACGAGGTGGGAATTGCTCCGAAAAAAGGGGCGCCGTCGCGGGGGAGGCAAGGCGATATTCAAATTCAAAATCGGGCTCTGAAAACTCAAACTGCAATGTCAGATCGTCTAGAGCCCTAACTCCCAAATCGTGAGGTTTCAGCTGGCCTGACAGTATACTTCGCGCGTTTCGAAGGCTCATCAGCAATTCCATTTGGGTTGTTTTCAATTCAGGATTCATCAAATGGCGAAAGGCATGTAAATATTGATGGGCAGTGACGGAGCTTCCATCGCTCCATTTCATATTCGGTCGAAGAAAGCAAGTGAGGCGAACATATCCCTGTCGTTCGCAATGAGTGACTCCCTCAGGAGTCAAACCCCCATTCTTTTGGTACCGAAATAGGGATCGATAGAGGTTGTGGAAGAGATAGTTTCCCGATCCGCCAGAGATTTGTGCTGGATCTAAGCTAGTGGGTTCGCCCAATAAATGAAAACGAAAAATAGCCGACCTCTTTGGCTCAATTTTCCTGGGAAAGAATGGGAAAGAGGCTAGACAAACAAAGCCTAAACCAAGTAGGAGTTGAGCCCATTTCGATTGAATGAGAGTTGAAAGCATGAGCATCTATAGCATTGAGTATTGATCTATCGTCTATAATAAAATATTCACAGAAGGGAATCTCCCTGGAACCTCGAATCCAACCGTTGTAGCCTATGTCGTCTTGGCCGCCAGGAGCTTTTGTGTGCAACACAATCTGCCGATTGCTGGTCTTATTCTTATTGAGGTATTGACTATATGGAATCATCAAAGACTAAAATTCGTCTTACCCAGTCTGTTAAAAAAGGTGGTTGTGCCGCTAAGTTGCCTGCTGGGGAATTGAAGCGCATTCTGTCCCATCTGAAAATTCGCAGGCCGAGCGAGTTGATCCTTGGAATGGAACACATGGATGATGCCTCTCTTTGGGATCTTGGAGATGGGCGGTTGATGATTAATACTTTGGATTTCTTCACGCCAATTGTGGACGATCCGGCGGATTTTGGTCGAATCGCTGCTGCCAATGCTCTAAGTGACGTTTATGCGATGGGAGGAGCTCCGGCCCTGGCCTTAACAATACTTGCCTTTCCTATGTCTCAGCTCCCGATTGAACTTTTGGAGCCTATGATGAATGGTGCGTTAGAGAAGATCGAAGAGGCAGGAGCGGGCCTGGGCGGTGGGCACAGCATTGATGATGAAACCCTCAAGCTGGGCTTTTCAGTGACTGGATTTGTCGATAAATCAAGAGCGTGGACGAACTCTGGAGCGAAGCCTGGTGATGTTCTGATTCTGACAAAGGGACTGGGTACAGGGGCCATCATTTCTGCCCATAAAGATGACAAGGCCGATTCTTCTTGGGTTAATTCAGCGATCGAGTCTATGACAAGACTTAATTCGCTACCGCTAATGCTTTCAGACATTGATATTCATGCGGCCACTGACGTAACTGGATTCGGTCTTTTTGGTCACGCTCTGGAAATGGCACTAGGAAGTCAAGTTCGGATTGAACTGCAAAGTTCCCAGTTTCCTGTTTTGCCTGGGGCTTTAGAATGCCTGCGTGCCGGTGTTCGAAATCGAGCCCATCGGACGAATAGGGAATACGTAGATCGTTTTCTTCAGGCTGATGAAGGGTTGCTGGAAGAGCTTCTTCTGCTCGGGCTTGATGCCCAAACTTCTGGGGGATTGTTGCTCGCGATATCAGAAAATGATTTAGGTGTCGTCCTTGATAGAGTTGGGGGCGAGTTCTCCCTATCTCAATACGTTGGGCGCGTGACGGAAATTGATGGGAAAATCCAATCGACACTTGTCGTTACCTCCTAACAGCCCCAAAAAATGTGTTTCTTACACGGATTTGCAATTATTATATTTTCTCAAAACATGTTGTAAATTCAATCTAGTCCTTTCCTAAGGGAATTTCCAGTGTCGTGCTATATGGCTCCTCATTGTTGAAAAACCAATGGCCGAGGCCTTTAAGAGGAGTATCATATGAACATTCGTGTTCCTGCATTTCTTTTTTTATTTCTTGCACTATATTCGGCCGAAGCTCGAATTCCACAAAATCTCAGGATCGTTCCTGGCTCAGAGCTAGTTGTCAGTCAAACATTAGAGTCAGCTCATGATTTAGCCAAGATTCATCAGATTTCCTTTCAAGCCGCTCTGCTCGTCCATTTTGTTGGAGGTTTGCAGAGAATGGAATCAGATAAATCTTTGGCAGTAGGGAAGGAGTCGATCGAAAAACTGATAAAGGGCTTAGAATCAATGAGAGAGAATCAGGTGGAGAGGATGCTCAGGATTTAGACAAGTATTCAGGTGATCATGTAATTTATTTTGATGAGGCCAAGGTGGCCTTTTTAGTTGACGGAATACCCGGAGATGTTCAAAGCAAAGATCCATTTGCAGCGCTGGTCCGTCAATTTATTGCTGAAGCCAAAGCCTTGATAGAACAGCAAGATAAAGAAAAGCTACAAAATTAAATTTGAGATTTGCCAGAGTCAGTTTAGAAAAAATAGAGAAATTATTTGAAATCACGTTATAGTCCTGCCTTAAGTCTTCTCGCCTTATTAACGGTATTTGGTTTTATTGGATTTTCCCATGCTGATTGGGGGCCAACAGCTGAAGACGCGATTCAGTTCTACCGAAGAATTGCCCAGAAGGGCAGGGCCCCCTATTCTAATAAAAGCAACTACAGAGCGTTGAGATATTGGTCATCACTCACCTACAACTGGGAGAATCCACTCGTCCGACAGTTTTTAGAGAGCAATCTTGAAGTTCTAACTAGCATAAATGAATGTGGATACTGTGACCTAACCCTGGCAGCCTATCTCGGAGGAGATCCAAAAATTCGTGAAAGGGCAATTTTCCTCGGAAGAAAATTGCACGAAAGTATTAAAGAAAACGAAGATGAAAAAAGGAATGTTTTTCGTGATAAGATTCAAAACTATCTTTACCAATTGGTTCAGCAGCAACAAAATTCGATGCTTCCCTACGACCTGATCGGGGACTATTGGCGCGATTTGCATTTTCCATTTGAGTGGTATATCGAATCATTTGAGGCCAACCTTAATTCCTATCAAACATCAAAACAAATTGAATTGGCCGTAGATGGAATTTTTTCATCCTTGCTAGGTGGCAAGGATGCATACAAGCAATGGCGGGAAGCCGAGCGACGTCGAAGAGTAGCTGAAACCTTAAGCGCATTAGATTGTTTTGTGGGGGATTCAGCTTTTGCAAATAGCCAGGAAGAGGCAGATACAAAAATGAACAATCTGCGAAATAAGTGGTATCAAACGCGCTTTCTAATGTTTCAGATGATTGACGAATTACCTGCGGACCTTCTCTATTCTGGGTATATAAAAATGTCTCTGACTCGTGAGTTACACGAAGAAATTTCTGCTGATATTCTCTACTTTTTGTCAGCAACAAAAGATCAGAGTATTCTACTGAGTACAAAAAAGCTAATTTCCGATCGTATAGCAGGTATCGATTCGGCATATGAAAAGAAGATACAGGAGATAGGCGATAGCGGAAGACTCCATTATGGTCGCAGTGGGTGGATGCGTGATATGTTTGATGACCATGGCATGGGAATGGTTCACCGGTACCGGTATCCGATCAATGATTTTCATAAAAGACTGCAGGATCGTAGTACGGATTTGACATCTCCAGCGGGTAGGAAGAATGCCTACGTAGATCAGATGGTCAATATTTTCTTGAGATTTCATTTTGGAGCAAATTTAGAGTCGAATCGTCTACCTGCTCTAGCTGAGGTTCTGGGTGTTTCTTTTGAGGATGTAGAGATCTTTGTCGAGTTTTCTCTCCTTAATCCAAAGGGTCGATTTCAAGGCTTCGCTGGGCCTTTGCTCCGTTACTTTAAAAAAGAGAAGTTTTTGGAGGATCGTGTCGTACAAATAGACAGTCACAGAAGAGATAAGGCCAAGGAATTTCTGGGTGGAATCCAAGTGGACGCCATGCATATGTATGAAAAATTCCAACCAATCCAAGCTTATTTCTATAACATTTATTTACATTTCAAAGACTCTGAGATTCAGAATGAATTCAAGAATAAATGGGAAGCCTTACGAACGAAAGAAATGTTTCGGCAATTTTGGAAATGGTACACGTTAATGATCGCAGGATCTCAGGATTCTGAATTGAATGGATTGCTTCTTAGAGAAATTGAAAGTGAATTTGTTGAGACGGAGGGGGGTCAATGGGGTGGTTCTGAAACTCTACCGAAAGACAAGGCCTCTCGACTAACCGAGGAGATGGAGGGATTTCTTAATTATGACTATGGCCTTATCGAAAATGCTGAGAATGCTGAGAATGTTAAAGAAGTAGATAGCATCGCGCATCTTTTGGCTCAACTTTCAGTCATGAAGAGTAAAGAAGTTCAGGATGAATTGGTGAAGAGGACAAACCAACAGTCAAACAATCCGGGCCAAATGATGAAAATAGATTTCTCACGCAGGCTTTTAAAATATTTGATGAGCGAGGAGGAGTACAAATCCCACTTTTCAAACAAGACTCAGAGCGAAGAGGATATCCGGAGGATGAATTGGTATCAGGAAATTGTTGGCAATATTGGCCTCATTGAAAATCTCTTTCAGGAACGATCGGATTCAAATGGCAACCCAAATCAGTTTGAAAATTTGCAAGAGCAGTTTCAAAGTATTGAAGCTGAGATATTTGCTGAACCTGTCCAGAAACTTGTGCTGGGGAAAATGGAAAGATGGACCCTCTCGAGGGAGGAGGTTTTGTCTGGATACATCTGGTACCTAACTTTACGGAGTGACAAGGAGGAGCTAGTTAACTCAGCTTCCAAATTGTTTTGTTTGAGAATTATGGGAGACGACCTAGACTTTAATCGCATCTGGGGGCGAGAGGGCGACACATCTGTTAAACGCTTTAAAATTCTATTTAACCAGCTTATGTCTTCTCGTTTCGGGAGAAAATGGAATCCGGCGGACGAGGATTTTTTTGTCAATTTTGTAGTGGGTCTTCGTTTAGAATATGAAATAATTGGTCCGCACCTTGAATATTTGTTTAGCTCATCCTTGGATTCCTTCTATAGGAACATTTCAGGCAAACTAATTCGGGAGGTAAAGGGGCCAATTTATCTTGAGAGCCTTCCGGATTTGCGGGATCGAAAGAAGTTTTTGTACGTAAATGGTGGTTACACTGAGTTGGCGAATAATTCGACCAATGAAGAGGATCTTAAATCATTTCATTACAATCTATTTTATGGGAAATCTACTATCTTAAATGCCGGTGGTCCGGGGGGAACAGTTGTTGCGATCAATAATGGCCAGCAGGTGAGAGATGAAACTGGTCTCATTAAGTTTAGTCCAGGCTTGGAATTAGAAAAGCCGTTTCTAGCGGCCACAACAGAAAATCTCAAGAACAGCTTAGATGATATTAATCGATCCAATCCCATATCATTGACGGCCGTTTTTGGTGATCATGGTGGTCCTCAGTCTCTTTCTTTGTGGAACGGGGATTATTTGACGGCTCCCGCGCTCCAAAAAATCTACCGGGATTTTTCTGATCAGACTTTGATCAGAACGATATTTCTTCAGTGTTATGCCGGGGCCTTGATTGTTTCGAGGGAAAGAAAGCCACCGCCATTTATCACGGGTCTACTTAAATTTTTAGATTACCATTATCCCGAGAATCGCTGCGCTTACGCAAATAGTCACCACGATGAGTTGGGCGCGTATTACTCAGAAGGATCGAAGTGGGATGTAAGTAGTTGGAGCAAACTTTTTAAACTGAAGAATCAGTTAACCTTGAGAACACTCAAGGAATTTATTTTGACAGAAGGTCGAGTTCATTCAACGCCAGTTTTATCTAGTGATTATTTAGTATATGACGTTGTTCAAACGTTTTGCCAAGAGGCCGAGCTGTTTTCGAAGTTGTCTCGTGACTATGGCGCTGATTCGGGAATCTGGCCAGATAAAGGAAAGAGGCAGCTTCGTTTTCTTACATTTCATAAATTGGATCCAGAGATTCGAAATGCAGCTCGCGAGGGACTTTGTCAAAGTAAGTTGGAAGTCGAAAGAAGTCAGATACTGGTCGAGTATGAAAAAATTTTTGGTCTTATCTATCAGGATTTAATGGTCTTAGATAATCAATGGAGACGGGAGATTATCAAAGAGAAATATGCAAGTATTTACAATCAGATGATTGAGGGCAATCGACAGCTTACAGAGATTATCGCCAAATACGCTAATGATGGAAATGATCTAGAAGTGATGAACGAGGAAGATCGGCAGAAAATTCGTGATATCCAAAATCGATATCAGTTCCCTTACCAACACCTATTATTGTCTCTGGATCACAAAAAGGAGTTTGATCTGGTTCTTAACAAAAAGGCAATTGATTATTTCGCAGCAAATCGAGTCAAGTATGGTTCGTTCATTTCCACTGATTTTCTGAAAGTCGATCATTCGCGTCGTGTTATTGATGAAGTTATGTCAAATGCAAGGGGGCCATGCGTTCAAAGCAGATCAATCGAAAGGATATTGAGAGGCGTATTTATCGAGAGAGAGTTGAAAACCTTGGCCTTTTATTTCCATATCCAGAATTTCGTTTTATAAAGGAACGTTTTGAGAGGTTGCTTGATTGTGAAAATTCTGTACTCAATTAGCCTGATGCATGTATGTTGCTTATTTTTCCTTGGGTGCAGTTGGAAGTCTCACCACAACCGTGGGACAGTGATGCCTTGGTCTCCCAGTCCTTCTTTTGATTGCGGTATTTATTTGTTAAATGGGAACTTGAGAACAAGTGAGAATGGCCTACACGTATTGGTCATGCGAGAAAAATCGCCCTCGGCCTTTGAAGTGGTTCTATTGGGTGGAGAAATGAAAGATGTTTTGGACAGAGAGGGCGCTCACGTGGGGGCCAAGGTCTATTTTCCCCGGCCAGTTAGGAGCAGTCGAAATCCAATTGCCTATCTTCAGGGCTTTGTACAGGGCGATTCTCAACAACAAAATCCGATTGTTCTTTCTCAGGAGCCTTGCGGTCAGAAAAGTAAGTTAAAAAATAAATAGCAAACGATAGCCTGACGAAGTGCCGCTGATACAAAGTAAGTCTTTCCTTACGATCTCACTTAATTTTTCCTTTTTCAGGAACTAAGGGGATTTTCCATTTTTTAAAACCCATCGCGAGAAAAAGAATTAGAAATAGAAAAAAAAATCCGAGGATATTGCCAAACTCATGAAGACCAAAACCTTGAACTCTCTTAAGCGATACTCCGATTTGGATGAGTAGAACTATATCGAAGAAAACCCCAAGGGATGTCGAGGCAAAGAAATGCAGAATTGGAAGGCGAGTATAGCCAAAAGTGATGTTGAGCACTCCAAACGGAATAAAGGGACTGAGTCTTAAAAGAACCAAATAGAGAAACTTGCGTGCGCCTAGTTCCGGTTTAAAGCCAATTAATTTTGATTGACGACCAATTCTGGGAAATGCTCGAGACATAAAGTTGAAAGCATAGCGTCCCGTTGTGTATCCAAGAGCGGCGCTGAAAAGCGTTATCGCAGATATTGATAGGACAGCAGGCCAGAATCCCAATAGATAACCGCTGGCGATGTTGATTGGAGTGCAAAAGGGAAGGCCGAAATAGGAACAAATGAGGTGTGCAGCCATAAGGAATGCGACTGTGTAGGCCGGATTTGATCCGGTTAGCTGTGTGAGGGTTTCCAATTGAGAAAGGATCTGCTGTTTGGTCTCATCTGAGCTCAAAAGAGAAAAACGCTTTTCAATAAAATAAAATACCAGGCTTAAAATGAGAGCCAGACAGAGAAATTCGATCGATTTTCTTTTAGTGACTATCAAGCTCGCTTCGTGCCTTCTCTCGATTTTGTAGTTTGTCCATAACTGCCTTGAGAGTGCCATTTGCCTCTGCCCATATGAGGTTCGTGTCTATCTTCCCATATTTGGATACCTTCCATACGGAAGGGCTCTGTGCGAGGATTCGGAGGGTGGTAAAAAGCCGAGAGGATTTGAGTGCCGCAGATAAAGAGGACCATCGAAACGCAAGACTAATTGTATCATCAAGATTTTCAATGTAATGCCAAAAGTGAGGAGGGACATAGAGGACGTCGCCTGGATTCAACACAACTTCATAGCGATTGACCTTTTTTAACAATGGATATCGATCAAAATCTGGGGACCTAAAATCCACCTCAGTCTTGAAATAAGCTGTCTTGGTTACTTGTGGGTATACGAGAGCGGAGTCTTCCATGGACATGAGAGTCCACTTTTTGCGCCCCGAAATCTGAACGTAGAGGTTGCATGGTTGGTCGGAATGGAGATGAGTGACAGAATTTTTTCCACCGATAAATAAATAGTGAGCCTTTCCAAATGCTGGAGGTGTTACAAAGCTCTCGAGCCAGGAGAAATCAACATCGCTTTTTAGAGCCGGGTAGTTATTCACGATTGGACTAAATCTCAGATATTTATCTCCGTCGTTTCGAATGTCCTTAATCAGATCGCCAATGGTCATTATTTCAAATTTT contains:
- a CDS encoding VTT domain-containing protein; the encoded protein is MIVTKRKSIEFLCLALILSLVFYFIEKRFSLLSSDETKQQILSQLETLTQLTGSNPAYTVAFLMAAHLICSYFGLPFCTPINIASGYLLGFWPAVLSISAITLFSAALGYTTGRYAFNFMSRAFPRIGRQSKLIGFKPELGARKFLYLVLLRLSPFIPFGVLNITFGYTRLPILHFFASTSLGVFFDIVLLIQIGVSLKRVQGFGLHEFGNILGFFFLFLILFLAMGFKKWKIPLVPEKGKIK
- a CDS encoding peptide ABC transporter substrate-binding protein, coding for MGEPTSLDPAQISGGSGNYLFHNLYRSLFRYQKNGGLTPEGVTHCERQGYVRLTCFLRPNMKWSDGSSVTAHQYLHAFRHLMNPELKTTQMELLMSLRNARSILSGQLKPHDLGVRALDDLTLQFEFSEPDFEFEYRLASPATAPLFSEQFPPRQEADRLIVNGPYQITSWKSSGSIRLSPNPYYPNPEGRPEVEILFVDDDTTALRLYETGFLNLLRRVPTTLLSKYRQRSDFFQLPLSRFDYLGFGPELKDQPNLRRALTLSLDYDGLKRLFSALGRPGCPSFPENYRETSSCYPFDPNRAKKILQSTRIPSEIVSNARISFSTMGGDDMRKGMEWVQAQWSDNLNLHFSIEGKEQGVYMNELRVRPSTVFRKGVSLDRPTCLAALEVFGSDNPENYLKYSNIKFDNILGTMRKTKPSPKMRQLCQKGLDLLLSENIMIPLGEIHFSMLQDGQFIGWELNELNQLDLTNLKVAKTQNGPK
- the selD gene encoding selenide, water dikinase SelD — its product is MESSKTKIRLTQSVKKGGCAAKLPAGELKRILSHLKIRRPSELILGMEHMDDASLWDLGDGRLMINTLDFFTPIVDDPADFGRIAAANALSDVYAMGGAPALALTILAFPMSQLPIELLEPMMNGALEKIEEAGAGLGGGHSIDDETLKLGFSVTGFVDKSRAWTNSGAKPGDVLILTKGLGTGAIISAHKDDKADSSWVNSAIESMTRLNSLPLMLSDIDIHAATDVTGFGLFGHALEMALGSQVRIELQSSQFPVLPGALECLRAGVRNRAHRTNREYVDRFLQADEGLLEELLLLGLDAQTSGGLLLAISENDLGVVLDRVGGEFSLSQYVGRVTEIDGKIQSTLVVTS
- a CDS encoding cupin-like domain-containing protein, which gives rise to MSHSDLSFLQKMNFSGMLIGQQLAAGSESFLSWRRAFYEDLHSKLKDAPDGKVLPIARIENLGKREFLTRYYDKSQPVVFKEAAKNWPCCKKWSLDFFEKEYSNTDALMVEVEGLTGRGVDKKFEIMTIGDLIKDIRNDGDKYLRFSPIVNNYPALKSDVDFSWLESFVTPPAFGKAHYLFIGGKNSVTHLHSDQPCNLYVQISGRKKWTLMSMEDSALVYPQVTKTAYFKTEVDFRSPDFDRYPLLKKVNRYEVVLNPGDVLYVPPHFWHYIENLDDTISLAFRWSSLSAALKSSRLFTTLRILAQSPSVWKVSKYGKIDTNLIWAEANGTLKAVMDKLQNREKARSELDSH
- a CDS encoding ankyrin repeat domain-containing protein, whose product is MKSKSAKAYLKKILTKYSDHRGHHVSHDKDLIQLSKKSDVSGALAALKAGAKVNAVDAVTGRTALHFAVEKNCLPLVGILLRYKARSDIQDNSKNYTPLMLAATELNLQRAILAMMSTEVRGLDKLDHLGRNLINIALDSEKDLVAVFFAEKGVSLQQAFIWALEEKHIEQISWFLKRGCSVNTVMSNGFTPLMRAILEKNQVDVIYYLRNGANPNLIGGGGDLVSTHGKTPLMVAIETAGAEDIVLEILEAERTDLEVCDPHGETAIFKAVRTFNFSAVRSMIKRGANTKVVSREGLSLFHALVQSGKAQMAQFIWEMGGYDVSHPDKRGWSPLMYAAKEGFLPMVELLMTYGADPGYRSPHLGITAVDLAIGIRRKGPRELSVEKQIEFDRVISILSKSVSSSSSSF